DNA sequence from the Amycolatopsis sp. Hca4 genome:
CGAGCAGCTGAAGGCGTTCCTGGACGAGGGGTTCACCGTCCTGCCGGACTTCCACCAGGACCTGTTCTCCCGCTACCTGTTCAACCGCGGCAGCTGGTACACCGGCGACGGCGCGCCGAAGTGGGTCGTCGACCTCGGCGGCTACCCGGCGGAAAGCTGCGGCATCTGCGCGCACTGGGGCCAGAACATCACGCAGAACGGCGCGGTCCAGGACGCCACGAAGGACTTCTGGCACAACGCCCGCGGTGTGCAGGACGAGTTCGTCGGCATGGCTGTCCAGACGATGTCGTACCTGAAGGGGAACCTGAGCGCCGCCCAGTTCGCCGGCATCGCGGGGATGGACCCGTACAACGAGCCGTTCGCCGGGCGGTACGACCAGGGCCAGGACAGCAAGGCGTGGGAGCAGAACGTGTTGTGGCCGTTCTTCCAGCGGTTCCGCGACGCGATGGACGCCGCGGGCTGGCAGGACAAGCCGGCGTTCGTCGAGCCGAACATGTTCTGGAACGCCAACATCTCCTTCCAGCTGCACCCCGGTGGCTTCCAGGACACCGGAGTGCTGGGTCCGCGGTACGTGTTCAACACGCACTTCTACGACCAGCTGGCCCAGTCCGGCGTGTTCATGCCGGGCAAGGCGGGCGACGGCCAGTACAGCGCCGCCTTCGGCACGGTCCGGGACCGGGCGGCCGCGCTCGGCACGACGGCGATCGTCACCGAGTTCGGCCACCCGATGACCGGGTACACCTCGGACAAGACCCCGACCGTGGACAAGGCGATGTACCAGGCCCTGGATTCGCGGGTGCCCGGCGCGGACTGGTGGCGCAAGCCGGCGCAGTCGGGCCCGGTGCTGTCGGCGACGCAGTGGCAGTGGGACGTCTACAGCGGCCGCCACCACGAGCTGATGAACGACAACCCGGACAAGGTCAAGACCGACGGCGACGCCTGGAACGGCGAGGACTTCTCGTCGGCCCGGACGGCGGACGACGGGACGGTCCGGCTCCGCCAGGACGCCCGCCTGCTCGACCGCCTCTACCCGGCCGCGGTGGCGGGGCACACGCTGGCGTTCACCTACGAGGACCGCTCGCGTGACGGCAGCCAGGCGCTGACGTGGAACCGGATCCCGTCGACGATGCCGGCCACCGCCGCCCTCGCCGGAGCCGGGCGCTACGGCGTCCTCGTGTGGCAGGGAACGGAAGCGGCCGCACCGACCGAGCTGCACGTCCCGGCCGGGATGACGCCGACGGTGGTGACGGACCTGGCCTCGGTCACCCGGGTGGGCGACCGCCTGCAGCTGCCGGCCACCCCGGGCCTGCACTACGCGCTGATCACGGAACCGGCGACGGCCCCGACGGCGGCCCAGCTGGCGGCCGTCCGGGCGGAACTCGCGGCGTGGGCGCCGACGGCGGTCCGCTGACCGAGCACGACCAGCGTCGCCGCACACGCCGCAACCGGCCCGGCTGCCGGGATATCAGCCCGCCAGCAGGGCGACCATGCTGTGCGGGGCGTCCGCGCCGAACATGATCGCGTAGATGTCCTCGTCGGCCGCTTCCGCCGCGGCGCGCGCGAACATGGCCTGCTCGTATTCGGCCAGCGCGGTCTCCACCTCGCCCGGGTGGGCGGCGAGGGCCTGGCCGAGCTCGGCGCCGTCCAGCATGGCGAGGTTGGCGCCTTCGCCGTTCGGCGGCATCAGGTGGGCGGCGTCGCCGAGCAGGGTCACCCCCGGCACGCGGTCCCAGCGGTGCCCGGCAGGCAGCGTGGCGAGGCGGCGCAGCACCGGCGGCAGGTCGCTTTCGGTGATCAGCGCGGTCAGCTCGGGCGCCCAGCCGGCGAACTCCTCGGCGGTCCGGGCCGTCACGGTCGCGGCGTCGGCTCCGGCGAGCCAGTCCTGGGGCCGGTACAGCTGCGCGTAGGTGTGCAGGGTCCCGCCGCTTTCGCGGTGCGCGATGATCCCTTTGCCCGGCGCCAGCGCGTAGAGCGCGCCCGCGCCGACCACCTTCGCGGCGGCCGGGTGCCGGGTGTCGCCGTCGAAGAGGAACGTCTCGACGACCGTCACGCCGACGTACTCCGGGGTGGCGGCCGAGAGCAGCGGGCGGACCTTCGACCAGGCGCCGTCCGCGCCGACCAGCAGGCTCGTGACGAAGGTGCCGCCGCCGGCCAGGCGCACTTCGTGGGCGCCGTCGCCGAGGGCCCGCACCCCGCCGACCTTCTGTCCCCAGTGGACGGTGCCGGGTGGCAGCGAGTCCAGCAGCAGCTGCCGCAGCTCGCCGCGCTGCACTTCGGGGCGTTGACCGGTGCCGTCGTCGGGCTCGTCGAGCAGCACCGTGCCGTGGCGGTCGACCACGCGGGACGACTCGCGGCCCGGCAGGACGAGCGCCCGGAAGCCCTCGGTGAGGCCGGCGGTTTCCAGCGCGAGCCGGCCGTTCCACGGGTGGATGTCGAGCATCCCGCCCTGGCGGCGCGCGGCCGGGGACGCTTCGGCCTCGTACACCTCGGCCCGGATGCCGTGCCGGTGCAGGACGCGGGCCAGGACGAGACCGCCGAGGCCGGCTCCGATGATCGTGACAGTCATGGTTCCCTCCGATTGGATCGTCGTTCCAATAATCACGCTAACACGAGTTTGGATCGACGTTCCAACCGTGCGATGATCGGCACATGGCGAAACGGGCCCAGCGGCGCACGGACGGGCTGTCGAAGGACGTGATCGTGCAGGCGGCGGCCGCGATCCTGGACGAAGGCGGCGAGGCGGCGCTGACGTTCCGCGCGCTCACCACCCGCCTGTCGACCGGCTACGGCGCGATCTACCACCACGTCGCGAACAAGAGCGACCTCCTCGCGGCGGCGACCGAGGCCGTCATCACCCGCGTGCTGGGCGACGCCGTCGCCGGGGACGACCCGCGGGAAGCGCTGCGGACGGTGTCGCTCGGCCTGTTCGACGCGATCGACGCCCATCCCTGGGTCGGCGCCCAGCTGTCCCGCGAACCGTGGCGGCCCGCGCTCCTGGAGATCTACGAACGGATCGGCGGGCTGCTGGCCGTCCTCGACGTGCCCGAGCGGGAGCTGTTCGACGCGGCCGCCGCGCTGGTCAGCTACGTGCTCGGCGTGGCGGGGCAGAACGCCGCCAACGCCCGCCTCCTCGCGGCAGGCCAGGGGGACCGGTCGGCCTTCCTGGGCGCTGTCGCCGCCCAGTGGGCCGCGCTCGACCCGGAGCGGTACCCGTTCGTCCACCGGGCGGCGGCGCAGCTGCGGGAGCACGACGACCGCGAGCAGTTCCTCGCGGGCGTCGACATCCTCCTGGCCGGGATCGGAGCCCTGCGCTAGCGGCTACGGACGGGCGATGCTCGCGCCGATGCCGTCGAGCAGGAAGCCGAGGCCGATCCGGAACGTCTCGTCGGCGTCGTGGTGGGCGGCGTCGTGGACGACCTTCTCGAGTGCGGGGAAGCGGCCGGTGGCGAACATCCGCACCAGGTAGGGGCCCAGTTCGGCCTGCCACTGCCGCTGGTCCAGCCCGCTGGCGCGTTCGGCCCGCCGTTCGGCGATCTCGCGGCGGACCGCGCCGATCACGTAGGCGTCGACGGCGGTGACCATCGGCATGACGACGTCCACGTCGACGCCGTCCAGCGCGGCCAGCACCGCCTCGCCCCTGGCCAGCGCGTTCGGCCCGAGCTGGGGGCGGCCGCCGATCAGGTCGGCGAACCACTCGTGCCGGTGCACGGCCCGCCGGGTGGCCTCGGCGACCGAGGTGAGCACCTCCCGCCAGCCGTCGCCGGTGGGCCGGATCTCCGCGTGGACGGCGTCGACCATCAGGTCGAGCAGCTCGTCCTTGGTGTCGATGTAGCCGTAGAGCCGCATCGGCCCGACGTCCAGCGCGGCGGCGATCTTGCGCAGCGACACGGCGTCCAGGCCGGCTTGATCGGCCAGCTCGACCGCGGTCCGGACGATCAGGTCGCGGCTCAGCGGCGCCGGCGCCGGTCGGTTCGCCGGCTCCGGCCGTTCCCACACCAACATGGGGGTGACAGTACAACGCCTGTCGCGATACAGTGTATCGAGACGTACGGCGTATCGGAGGGGGAGTCATGACCATCGCGATCGTGGGAGCCGGCATGGGCGGCCTGGCGCTCGCCCGTGTTCTGCACGTGAACGGCATCGAGTCGGTCGTGTACGAGCGCGACGCGGCGCGGGACGCCCGCAGGCAGGGCGGCATGCTGGACATCCATTCCGGGCAGCGAGCGCTGCGCGAGGCCGGGCTGCTGGAAAAGTTCCTGACGATCGCCCGCGGCGAGGGGCAGGACATGCGCCTCCTGGAACCGGACGGCACCCTGCTGCTGCGGGAGGACACACCGGACGACGCGCCACTCTTGCGGCCGGAGATCGACCGCACGGACCTGCGCGCGTTGTTCCTCGACGCGCTCCCCGCGGAAACGGTCCGCTGGGGCCACGCGTTCGACCACGCCGAAGACGGCGTCGTGCACTTCGCGGGCGGGGGCAGCGCCCGGTACGACCTGCTGGTCGGCGCGGACGGCGCGAACTCCCGCGTCCGTGGCCTCCTCACCGACGCCCGCCCGGCCCACCTCGGCCAGAACGCGGTCGAGCTGGCGATTTCCGACATCGACGCCAGGTACCCGGACCTGGCGGCCATGGTGGGCCGCGGAAACTACTGGGTCTTCGGCGAAGGAAAGTCCCTGTCAGCCCAGCGAAACGGCGACGGCTGCGTCCGCATCGGCATCAGTTTCTACAACACCGGAGAGGAGTGGTTCGAGACCACGGGCATCCCGTTCGACAACCCGCCGGCGGCCCGAGCCCGCCTGATGGAGCTCTTGACCGGCTGGGACCCGGAGATCACCCGCCTGATCGAGGTGAGCGACGACACGGTAGTCCCCCGGACTTTGGCGGCACTCCCGGTCGGCTTGAGGTGGCCATCGAACCCGAAGGCGACCCTGGTCGGCGACGCGGCACACTTGATGCCCCCGGTGGGCGAGGGGGCGAACATGGCCATGCTGGACGGCGCGGTCCTGGGAGCGGCCTTGGCGGCCCATCCGGACGATTTCGGCACGGCGGTGGCGGAGTACGAGAAGGAGATGTTCGAGCGAACGGAAGCGGCGGCCCGAATGTCGGCGGACATGCAGCAGTTGCTGATGTCCCCGGACGCAAGCCGCCGCCTGCTCGAGTTCTTCCAACCACGATGATCCACCCGCCGGCGGCGTTCTCAGCCACGGCTCGGTGGGAGGAATGAGTTCCAACATGCCGGAACCGTGACCCGTGCCGAGATCCGCTCGCCCCGGCAGCAGGCCGACCGGATCGGCGTGGCCGAAGTCGTCGACGGCGCGGACCCAGGGCACCGGCCGTACCTGACTCGCCGAGTCGTACGCCCTCGCTGGAGGGCTGGACGGGACCGCGAGGTCATCGGCGCCGCCCG
Encoded proteins:
- a CDS encoding cellulase family glycosylhydrolase, whose product is MRLLVALLTAVAMTSGVVASAVAEDVPAHRLSVRGPAFVDEYGREVVLRGFNVSGETKLAENGFLPFASAADARRSAQAMRALTGANAVRIPIAWAGTQPVRGPVDTRYLAALTEQLKAFLDEGFTVLPDFHQDLFSRYLFNRGSWYTGDGAPKWVVDLGGYPAESCGICAHWGQNITQNGAVQDATKDFWHNARGVQDEFVGMAVQTMSYLKGNLSAAQFAGIAGMDPYNEPFAGRYDQGQDSKAWEQNVLWPFFQRFRDAMDAAGWQDKPAFVEPNMFWNANISFQLHPGGFQDTGVLGPRYVFNTHFYDQLAQSGVFMPGKAGDGQYSAAFGTVRDRAAALGTTAIVTEFGHPMTGYTSDKTPTVDKAMYQALDSRVPGADWWRKPAQSGPVLSATQWQWDVYSGRHHELMNDNPDKVKTDGDAWNGEDFSSARTADDGTVRLRQDARLLDRLYPAAVAGHTLAFTYEDRSRDGSQALTWNRIPSTMPATAALAGAGRYGVLVWQGTEAAAPTELHVPAGMTPTVVTDLASVTRVGDRLQLPATPGLHYALITEPATAPTAAQLAAVRAELAAWAPTAVR
- a CDS encoding NAD(P)/FAD-dependent oxidoreductase translates to MTVTIIGAGLGGLVLARVLHRHGIRAEVYEAEASPAARRQGGMLDIHPWNGRLALETAGLTEGFRALVLPGRESSRVVDRHGTVLLDEPDDGTGQRPEVQRGELRQLLLDSLPPGTVHWGQKVGGVRALGDGAHEVRLAGGGTFVTSLLVGADGAWSKVRPLLSAATPEYVGVTVVETFLFDGDTRHPAAAKVVGAGALYALAPGKGIIAHRESGGTLHTYAQLYRPQDWLAGADAATVTARTAEEFAGWAPELTALITESDLPPVLRRLATLPAGHRWDRVPGVTLLGDAAHLMPPNGEGANLAMLDGAELGQALAAHPGEVETALAEYEQAMFARAAAEAADEDIYAIMFGADAPHSMVALLAG
- a CDS encoding TetR/AcrR family transcriptional regulator, giving the protein MAKRAQRRTDGLSKDVIVQAAAAILDEGGEAALTFRALTTRLSTGYGAIYHHVANKSDLLAAATEAVITRVLGDAVAGDDPREALRTVSLGLFDAIDAHPWVGAQLSREPWRPALLEIYERIGGLLAVLDVPERELFDAAAALVSYVLGVAGQNAANARLLAAGQGDRSAFLGAVAAQWAALDPERYPFVHRAAAQLREHDDREQFLAGVDILLAGIGALR
- a CDS encoding TetR/AcrR family transcriptional regulator, with product MLVWERPEPANRPAPAPLSRDLIVRTAVELADQAGLDAVSLRKIAAALDVGPMRLYGYIDTKDELLDLMVDAVHAEIRPTGDGWREVLTSVAEATRRAVHRHEWFADLIGGRPQLGPNALARGEAVLAALDGVDVDVVMPMVTAVDAYVIGAVRREIAERRAERASGLDQRQWQAELGPYLVRMFATGRFPALEKVVHDAAHHDADETFRIGLGFLLDGIGASIARP
- a CDS encoding NAD(P)/FAD-dependent oxidoreductase, with the translated sequence MTIAIVGAGMGGLALARVLHVNGIESVVYERDAARDARRQGGMLDIHSGQRALREAGLLEKFLTIARGEGQDMRLLEPDGTLLLREDTPDDAPLLRPEIDRTDLRALFLDALPAETVRWGHAFDHAEDGVVHFAGGGSARYDLLVGADGANSRVRGLLTDARPAHLGQNAVELAISDIDARYPDLAAMVGRGNYWVFGEGKSLSAQRNGDGCVRIGISFYNTGEEWFETTGIPFDNPPAARARLMELLTGWDPEITRLIEVSDDTVVPRTLAALPVGLRWPSNPKATLVGDAAHLMPPVGEGANMAMLDGAVLGAALAAHPDDFGTAVAEYEKEMFERTEAAARMSADMQQLLMSPDASRRLLEFFQPR